In Equus quagga isolate Etosha38 chromosome 14, UCLA_HA_Equagga_1.0, whole genome shotgun sequence, one DNA window encodes the following:
- the MRI1 gene encoding methylthioribose-1-phosphate isomerase yields MALEAIRYSRGSLQILDQLLLPQRSCYEAVGSVRQAWEAIRAMKVRGAPAIALVGCLSLAVELQAGAGGPGLDALVAFVREALSFLVTARPTAVNMARVARQLADAAAREAEREGATEEAVRERVIRCAEDMLEKDLRDNRSIGDLGAQHLLEKAAPGGGKVTVLTHCNTGALATSGYGTALGVIRSLHRLGRLERALCTETRPYNQGARLTAFELVYEQIPATLIADSAAAAAMAQRSVSAVVVGADRVVANGDTANKVGTYQLAIAAKHHGIPFYVAAPSSSCDLCLETGREIVIEERPGQELTDVNGVRVAAPGIEVWNPAFDVTPHDLITGGIITEMGVFAPEELRAALNATAS; encoded by the exons ATGGCGCTGGAGGCGATCCGCTACTCCCGGGGCTCGCTGCAGATCCTCgaccagctgctgctgccccagcgCAGCTGCTACGAGGCGGTGGGCTCGGTGCGCCAGGCCTGGGAGGCTATCCGCGCCATGAAG GTGCGCGGCGCCCCCGCCATCGCGCTCGTGGGCTGCCTCAGCCTCGCCGTGGAGCTGCAGGCCGGCGCGGGGGGCCCGGGGCTCGACGCGCTCGTGGCCTTCGTGCGCGAGGCGCTGAGCTTCCTGGTCACCGCCCGGCCCACCGCCGTCAACATGGCCCGCGTCGCCCGCCAGCTGGCCGACGCCGCCGCCCGGGAGGCCGAGCGGGAGGGCGCCACGGAGGAGGCGGTCCGGGAGAG AGTGATCCGCTGTGCCGAGGACATGCTGGAGAAAGACCTCAGGGACAATCGCAGTATCGGGGACCTCGGAGCCCAACACCTCCTGGAAAAGGCAGCCCCCGGGGGCGGCAAGGTGACTGTGCTGACCCATTGTAACACTGGGGCGCTGGCCACCTCTGGCTATGGCACAGCCCTAG GTGTCATCCGCTCGCTGCACCGCCTGGGCCGCCTGGAGCGTGCCCTCTGCACGGAGACGCGGCCCTACAACCAGGGCGCGCGGCTGACGGCCTTCGAGCTGGTCTACGAGCAGATCCCCGCCACGCTCATCGCCGACAGCGCGGCGGCCGCAGCCATGGCCCAGCGCAGCGTGTCCG CCGTCGTCGTGGGAGCTGACCGCGTGGTTGCCAATGGCGACACGGCCAACAAGGTGGGCACCTACCAGCTGGCCATTGCCGCCAAGCACCACGGCATCCCCTTCTACGTGGCCGCCCCCAGCTCCTCGTGTGACCTCTGTCTGGAGACGGGCCGGGAGATTGTCATCGAGGAGCGCCCCGGCCAGGAGCTGACAGACGTCAACGGGGTCAGGGTCGCGGCGCCCG GGATTGAGGTCTGGAATCCTGCCTTCGATGTCACCCCCCATGACCTCATCACCGGCGGCATCATCACGGAGATGGGCGTCTTTGCCCCTGAGGAGCTCCGGGCAGCCCTGAATGCCACCGCCTCCTGA
- the YJU2B gene encoding probable splicing factor YJU2B — translation MGERKGVNKYYPPDFNPEKHGSLNRYHNSHPLRERARKLSQGILIIRFEMPYNIWCDGCKNHIGMGVRYNAEKKKVGNYYTTPIYRFRMKCHLCVNYIEMQTDPANCDYVIVSGAQRKEERWDMAENEQVLTTEHEKKQKLETDAMFRLEHGEADRGTLRKAVPTLSHLQEAQSAWKDDFALNSLLRRRFREKKRALQEAEERDQALQAKASLAIPLVPETEADRRLAALLKLHTLDSYEDKQRLKRTEISRRSWFPPAAAPGTGTSTSTSTSSGTGSSVLKKLAQSRRPAPAGTPITVGTLGIVRRRPQHAGGIPGLGGPRVPEGTTQDRPAHPQDCSQETVETPQTSGPGGQEGSGQHRTPSAPGPSQDTASPAPQDPRQPGGLSSSLVADYSDSESE, via the exons ATG GGCGAGAGGAAGGGCGTCAACAAGTACTACCCTCCAGACTTCAACCCTGAGAAG CATGGCTCTCTCAACCGGTACCACAACAGCCACCCGCTTCGGGAGCGGGCGCGGAAGCTGTCCCAGGGCATCCTCATCATCAG GTTCGAGATGCCCTATAACATCTGGTGCGACGGCTGCAAGAACCACATCGGCATGG gtgtTCGCTACAACGCAGAAAAGAAGAAGGTCGGCAACTACTACACGACCCCCATCTACAG GTTCCGGATGAAATGCCACCTGTGTGTCAACTACATCGAGATGCAGACAGACCCCGCCAACTGCGACTACGTGATCGTGAGCGGCGCCCAGCGCAAGGAGGAGCGCTGGGACATGGCAGAGAACGAGCAGGTGCTGACGACAG AGCATGAGAAGAAGCAGAAGCTGGAGACGGATGCCATGTTCCGACTGGAGCACGGCGAGGCCGACCGCGGCACGCTCCGCAAGGCCGTCCCCACACTGAGCCACCTCCAGGAGGCACAGAGTGCCTGGAAGGACGACTTTGCCCTCAACAGCCTGCTGCGCCGGCGGTTCCGG gaaaagaaacgaGCCCTGCAGGAGGCGGAGGAGAGGGATCAGGCGCTGCAGGCCAAGGCCAGCCTGGCCATCCCGCTAGTGCCCGAGACCGAGGCCGACCGCAGGCTGGCCGCCCTGCTTAAGCTGCACACCCTGGACT CCTATGAGGACAAACAGAGACTCAAGCGGACGGAGATCAGCCGCCGCTCCTGGTTCCCCCCAGCCGCAGCGCCCGGCACCggcaccagcaccagcaccagcaccagcagTGGCACTGGCAGCAGCGTCCTGAAGAAGCTGGCCCAGAGCCGCAGGCCTGCGCCCGCCGGCACACCTATCACCGTGGGCACCCTGGGCATCGTGCGGCGGCGCCCCCAGCATGCGGGTGGGATCCCCGGACTGGGGGGGCCAAGGGTGCCAGAGGGGACCACCCAGGACAGGCCTGCACACCCCCAAGACTGCTCTCAGGAGACCGTCGAGACCCCCCAGACCAGCGGGCCtggtgggcaggaggggagcGGTCAGCACAGGACCCCATCTGCGCCAGGCCCCTCCCAGGAcacagcctcccctgccccccaggacCCGCGGCAGCCAGGCGGCCTCAGCTCCTCCCTGGTGGCCGACTACTCTGACTCAGAGAGCGAGTGA
- the C14H19orf53 gene encoding leydig cell tumor 10 kDa protein homolog codes for MAQGQHKFQARKPAKSKAAAAAAASERNRGPRKGGRVIAPKKARIVQQRKLRKDLEVGIRKKIEHDVVMKASSSLPKKLALLKAPAKKKEAASSSKTPS; via the exons ATGGCGCAGGGGCAGCACAAGTTCCAGGCGCGGAAGCCGGCGAAGAGcaaggcggcggcggcggcggcggcttcCGAGCGGAACCGGGGCCCGAGGAAGGGCG GCCGTGTCATCGCCCCCAAAAAGGCGCGCATCGTGCAGCAGCGGAAGCTCAGGAAG GACCTGGAGGTCGGGATCCGGAAGAAGATCGAGCATGATGTGGTGATGAAGGCCAGCTCCAGCCTGCCCAAGAAGCTGGCGCTGCTGAAGGCCCCCGCCAAGAAGAAGGAGGCAGCCTCTTCCTCCAAGACGCCTTCCTGA